The following DNA comes from Miscanthus floridulus cultivar M001 chromosome 5, ASM1932011v1, whole genome shotgun sequence.
AAACAAGTGCAAATAAAATGACAACAGAATGCATGTAATGATTGTAGACGTCCCTTCAATGAATGATAAAAAAAAGTGAACCTATGAAGACTGTGATCAAACGTGCAGCCTCTTGATTGAGCCCTTTAAGCATCTAGCAGTATAATCACGATACTACTGGCCTTTATGTTTACCAGATTACTGATTCTCTCTTCACCAGTGTACTAATTCCAGCTTAATGCCACAGCCAAACACCAAGGCACTGATTGCCAATAGTTTTCAAGTTGGAGGCTGGCATAATCTGCCAATACATTTTATCCTAAGGCAGGCGAATAGTGAAATCAATCGATACTACCAAGAATCACTTACTTTCTTGCTTAAAAACCAATCACTTAATTTGGTTCCACCGTTTCCATAAAGGTACATGGTAAAACATTTGTTCGATGCAATAAAGCAGGCACTCCTATTAAGCACTCAGCCTCGATAAACTTAGAAAAATCAGTCCCAAACTCAATTAAGCTCGACATATACATGGTAGTAATCTATCCTACAACTCCTGTAGTTGAATTCACGAGCTATATGCTAACATGGACAAGTCTTCCTGGGAGTTGCTTGTGCACCCGAACTGAAACGTTCCCACAAAAACTGAAAGAAGTTTTATTAGTTGAATGGCCCTCTTCATCATTAAAAATGACTGAATCTAACGCTAAGCGTGGCGTATCGCTCGAAGGTTGCACTACAGCGCCTCGGCGTCGGGCTTCACTTACCCTGCCCTTGGAGAAGAGCTGGAGGCCGGTGTTGACGCAGGACTCAGCTGTTGgcaccacctccgccgccgcctccttctcctgcgacggcggcggagacggggacGACGAGGCGTTGGAGCGGAGCACacagcggcgacggcggcgggtggGGAGGGGGGAAATGAAGGCCGGTGTTTGGAGGGTGAGACTGGAGATTGCGGCGCCACCGCCGCCAGATAGGGGGGAGAGCTGGGGCCGTGGAGCCGCCGCTACGGCCGCCATTGCCGAGAGAGAAGGGAAGTATGAGGTTATCGTTTTTCTCGTTATCCTGACGGGAGTTTTTCATCGCTTTCGTTCTCGACCGTGACTGTCTGtcacaaaaacaaaaagaaaacgcAATTAATTTGTGCACGGAATATATGTGGGAGAAAGAGGCATGCGTGTGCAAAATAtaagattttttttataaaatgatGGCTCTGTGGCCTTCTATTAACAGACACAGAGAACTCAGGTGAGGGGGTGTTTGATGTAGCTACTAAAATTTATGAGATATGTCGAAAGAATATTGTATGGaatattcggatactaataaaaaaaataaattacataatccgtcagtacttcacgagacgaattttttaaatctaattaatctatcattagcacatgtttactgtagtaaacattgtcaaatcatggactaattaggcttaaaagattcgtctcgtaaattaatcgtaaactatataattagtttcgtaattagtctatatttaatactccatacatatattaAACATCCGATAGAACAACAACTAAAATTTAGAAAGGGCAACCAAACATCCCCTAAATCGCGGGTCACATGAGCATTTTCAAAGACAGAGAGGGGCTAGTCCACACGTGTTCATGACCTGGCTCCAAAGACATGCCGATTGCGCAGACGAGTTTTTGGTACGTTCAATAAAAAACACATTTGAACAAACAAAGCGCTTATGCAAGAGCGTACGAATGTTATCAAAGAGGGTTTTTTGTGCAAATTGCTTCCTTCAATAGACTTGAGTCCATCTCCAGCTGGACGCGTGCCATGTTCATCGCCCGATTCCAAAGCCTTCGTGGAAGCCAAGCCTCCGCCATCATTGCGTTATGCACTTGTCCCGCGTTACCACTTCCTACGAGAATTGGACATCCATAGTGATCTCTTATAATGAACCCCCATGCTCCTTGCCTTGTTTCGTTGATGTAGGCGCCATCTATGTTGATAAACGGTGATGGCGTCCAATTTCCAATCGGCATATGCGGACTGCCGACCACGCACTTTGGTAAATATTCTGAGAGTAAGGAAGAGAGCAACATTTGATGTTAGGTTATCTGTACCCATAAAAAAATCCTAAAATTTCTttggggctcttgcgtttgtacccttgttttgttccgaaattgtgattttgcccctattttttttactttgtgaatttacccctactgtgccattcacgaagcaccagtttgcccctgctccgtcatccacccctaacggtgttaaactttgtacaaaaggacatgaatgcccataCGATTGTGCacctgtttgttatgcctaattgtgattttaccctgatttggaattagacttttttattgtatgctgacaattgattaaatttggtcaaacatatttggcacaacttgcaattatttgaactcagatttaatattgataaatattcaaaattttgggaccaaAAGGTTCATAATGATGACAGATGTAACGTCATAAGAAATGTTTTGATATAATCTTTTGTGTGGGATCAAAAATCTTCAATGTATAATAATGCACGTAGAACATCGGTTAACAAACTGTATAAGTAGATGCATGTACTGATAACCTTAGTGCCTTACCACATAGGAATGTCATACAGTACATGTTTTTTCAGCAAAAGTAACCGCCATACAAGTTGGTTCATGTAACACTACAAGCACTAAAACTACAACATGTATTTACTAACCAAATTGGAAAAGAGAATGACATGAATAAAAAAGACAATTGTGAATCATCATGATCGACCATAGCAGCATTTACTATAGAAACGCGACGGCTCCAGGTCATAGGCAACACCAGCACGACAACTGAGTCGgtggctgaagggtcgagatggcgactagaagggggtgaatagtcttttctaaaacttaatcgtgtcggctaaccgatacaaatgcggaattaaaactatcggtctagccaagactataccccactatatatgttcactagcaccttgcaaagataacaattatgcaacaaaggtgccgggctagctagagctctcctaaacaattctaggagcacggttacacaaaccaataccactagtactttaagcaacaagggagctcctacacatgctagtaagcaaaagcacaaagctaacgatactcactagcaatgctcaataacaaggcaaccaatgcctaattagagagcgcaaatacttagctacacaaactaagcaatgtgactaacaaggttactaaaaccaaattagccacgcaagggagctacttctatgctacacaagcaagaaggtaattagcaagctacacaagctatctaattacaagagcaactacacaagcttaatatgtataaaagtaattgcaagcttgtgtaatggggatgcaaaccaacgggaagaataaggttgacacgatgatttttctcccgaggttcacgtgtttgccaacacgctagtccccgttgtgtcgaccgctcacttggtggttcggcggctaattagcatcacccgctaagcccgcacgtcgggcgccgcaagaacctaccccttgagtgagggtagctcaatgacacgctttactagagttgctcttcgcggctcccgcggggcgagcacaatgcccctcacaagcacttctccggagcgccgcacaagcttcttgcgcgcttcgacggagaccaccaccaagccgtctaggaggtggcaacctccaagagtaacaagcaccaccggcttgcaactcgatcacctagtgccactcgatgcaacctcacgatgcaatcgcactagaatcgctcactcacacaatcgaatgatcactatcaagtatgtgtgtgatggagggctcccaagcactctcaagcatggacacaaagtcccttgaggtgctcagcaccagccatggccaaaggccacttctatttatagccccaagggctaaactagccgttaccctttcactgggcaacggtcgggctaaccggacgctccggtcgtgttgaccggacgctggacctcagcgtctggtcacccacagacggccacgtgtcccgattccaatggtcactgacttgaccggatgctctagcttcaactgaccggacgttggaccctcagcgtccggtcgtttccagtaagctcccgagcatgaccggacgcgtccggtcgaatgcgatcggacgcagccagcgtccggtcacactccagttactgcgtcaccgtacgtcagtgcGACCGAacgtagcctgccagcgtccggtgcattcagatccagcgtccggtcagttgaccgacgccagcatcttctccattctcttcacccttgctcaagtgtgctaaccacaagaatttgcatccggcgcaatagaaaataggcattccatttttccaaaagcgccgaatcccgcctcacaagctcggcgggagggagagagggacccaaacccatctcactcCTACAAACACCatcgcctttgtaaatgtgccaacaccatcaagtgtacaccaccatgtgtatgtgtgttagcattttcataatcatttcccaaaggatgttagccactcaacttgccacgccactcgatcctagcgacaatgcaaagttagatcactcgagtggcactagatgaccgatatgcaaacaagtttgcccctcttgatagtacggccatctatcctaaacccggtcataaacttctctacacacctatgaccggtgaaatgaaatgccctaggttatacctttgccttgcgcattccattccatctccttcaatgtcgatgtaacacatgcaccaacacgatcaacaatgatatgatccattttatatcatcacatgatcatattggttcatcaatcttgactctacttgctcttcaccgttgccatcgtccatcggcgccaagtcttgctcaagcttcaccgccacgcggtccatcactccaaagccttcgacttgcccttcacgcttgcaaccggtccatcaagccaagtcttgtcttgatcttctccgccttgatcacatgactcaatgttatgtctcatgtgcatttaagctccttcatcatcacatgtgtgagctttgcaacatctccaagctattttcaccttcatggcatatgttgctcacacacatgtacctgtggactaatcacctgtgtatctcacataaacacaattagtccacctaagttgtcactcaattaccaaaaccaaacaaggacctttcaacggcgTCGTCCGAACGCGACGCCTCCACCTTCCTCTGCTTCTACAGTATTGGAAATGAGTGTGGTTGAAAAGTGTACGCCCTAGGAAAATATTGAGCACCATGAAACTTACCCATCGAGATAGGAAATGGTCGTACATGGTCAAAAGGCCAAGTCTAAACACAGGTTCTGTTGCATAAACTGGTGCGGAGAGCCCAAGATGTTTCATAGCATAAGGCAAAGCTCCTAGATGCATCATGTCAGGATGTGACAAAAGAACAGCATCTACAGTGTGCAACCTTGAAAATATACAGTATCTATTAGTGTAAGTGAAAACTAACAATCAATTTGCTTCGACGATAAATAACATATTGACACCAATGACATGTACGCATCTGCAGTGATGGAAAGTATCTCCTTTACTCAACTGCTGAGTGTAGATTTTGGAAAGAAAAATGGAGTGCATCCTTGCATCTATAAGATGTGTAAATACAACAAACGGTAGGAAAATGAATGGTGAAACGATTATTCAGTGGGGAGGCAATGCACTGTGATTAGCATGGTGTTACACAAGGAGGCCAAATTTTGGATAGAAGGAGCTACATGGTTTTATAGCGTCCTCTTACAAGAAACAACAGATATAAGCAAGAGTGTCAATTACACTAGACTGTGCCTTAGGCATAGAAGATGTGGCATAATAGCAGGCCATTCAGCAACAAACATGCATCTAAGCACATAAATGTTTGGATGGACATTGATTACTGAACAAATCAATGTTGCGCATTGCATTGGGCCAGCCGTCAACCCATCTGAGCGCAGCGCCAGCCAAACTCCGAGCCAGAGGCAATTCATCGAAAAGGTGTCCTAAAATGTGCGTCCGGCATAGAAGCCACTTCCACACAGATAACTGAATCAAATACAAGCTAAGCTGACGAGTCACGAGAGCAAGAAGATGCGTACTTGGCGAGGGGTTGAAGTTGCGAGGTATCGCAGAGGTCCGTCCATCCGCAGTCGAGGAGGAAGCGGAAGTCGTCGACGGTGAGCAGGTAGCACAGGGGGCCCTCCCTGTACGCCCCACTAAGAGGCGTCACCTGCATCGAAGTCCCCATTTGATCTGATAAACCCTTCGGCGACGGCGTCGGCGGTTCAATGGCGAGCGGTGGCCGCCAGCGGAGGATTCCGCCTTAGGGTGAGTGTGTCCAAAGTCAGAACTCGGAACTCAGAAGCTGGCAAGTAGCGAATAGTCTTAGGGTGAGGGTGAGGCGGGGCtccgagaggaggaagaggaagcagGCCGCCCGTTAATGACGGGCCCTACTCGCGGAGCCGCTCGGCAACTACCGGGGCGAGGCCGGCTCCCCTTCGCTCCGGTGATGGGTGCTGTGCGGCGAGACCGTGCCGCTCTCGCGGCGGCGTGCCGGTGGGCCAGTCCAGCCCAGTCTGGCAGATCCGACGTCCGGTGGCCAATCGCGCTTGGTCCCGTCCTTCAGCCTCGAGCGAGCTAGCGGAGGCGGTGCGGAGACCCGCTGCTAGGCGCCACCGGGAGCCGCGGCCAGGCGCCACCGGGAGCCGCGGCCAGGCACCGCCGGGAGCCGCGTCCAGGCACTGGAGCCGCTCGCTCCGCCTGCCCCTGCAACCACGAAGCCGGGCACCCAGAGGAAGAAGACGACCCACAGCCGGGCGCCGCTGGGACCTACAGGCGGCCGCCGCCAGTGAGCAGCGGCAGGGCGCCGTGGCCTCCCCGCGCCTAGAGGAAGGCCGCGCCCGCACCTTGGAGCCACGACCGGGAGGTAGCCCCGCGCCCTGGAAGCAGCTCCTCCCTACGCTCGAATCTGGAGTTGTGGCCTCCCCTCCCCTTTGGTGCTTCTGCAGCCGCCGCTGGAAAAGCCGCGCCCAAGCCCGATGTGAGCGACGACGCCCTATGCGTTTGAGACGAGAAGATAAGGATAAGGGGCACTATGGTCATTTGGCCTTTGTTTTCAgatttagaattttttttaattcgtTTAATCCATGTCCATCTGACGGACGTTAGAAACAAGGGCAAACGGACCATTCAGTTCAAAATaacaggggtaaaaacacaaagttgaaaaagaaagggtaaaatcacaattagcttACTGGACATGGGTAAGAACACCATTTTCCTAATTTCTTTAGTATCATGGGCTGATTTTAGAAATAATGGGTAGCATGGGTGGCCCTTAATATCatgttttttttctcgaacacgcaagagagctacgTACCACATCCACTACTACAGGGGAACTAAATCGTCTGTTTAAAAATACAAGGACGACCCGACCACTATAGCAGTCCTCTAGACTGCTCCTCCTGTCCCCCAGCAGGGAGATCCCCTTGGCTCCTGCCAGGCTCCACCAATGCGCCTATTCCCTTTCCAAAGTCAGCACCATATTAACATTTGGGGTTGCGCCATTACAAACACAATTATTTCTATGCCGCAAGATGCTCCTAGCTCCCAAAATGACTAGAGAGTTCAGATCCTTCCTTAAATCTCCACTAGCGGACCTTAATATCATGTTGATAAGAATTTACAGAGATAGATCAATTTTTCAGTTCACCCGACAATTCATACGAAGATACGCAATTATTATTTGTCATTTGTCATTCACGAGCTTGTCTAGACTGCTCACCTCGGTTCGATCCTACTTATTTTTTAGGGGAATATATGTTATTTCTCTTTTTTTGAACTATTATTGTGTACATGCATTATTTAATTGGATCAAACTAATTAGACTTCAATTATACAAACATAACACCCACAACATTGTAGTGTCGTGATGGAGACATGAGTATACGAGTACGACTAAAGTTTAATTTGAGCTATCCTTATAGTTGCAAAAAAATGACATATATTCGTTGTTTTTTGAAAGGGCATATATTCGTTTTTTTAGTAACATATATTcgtttttatttgaactctgtaTATATGAAACTGGGTTCGGCTAAAACTAAGgacccgtttggcagggctccgcgAACGGCTCCGACTCCGGCTCCTgccgaagccctgccaaacgggtgACGGGAACAACGGCTCCGCTGCCGAAGCCTGCCAGAGCCGGAGCCCTTTTTCTATTGCGCAGACGGAGCCACAAAACTAGGCTCCTCCTGGCTCCTCCTTCCTCGGGGCGTGAAAGGACGCGGTGGCCCTTCTGCTTGACCGCGTAGCAGCCAGGCCAACTGGTTTCCTTGCGTACGCATGCTTTGTCTTACGTAAAGAACAGGAGGACCCTGTAGCAAGAATAATAGAAAAAGCAACTATTAGCTTTTCATTACAGATTCAAAATCGCCTGGTACTTGTAAAATATGTAATAAATcacaaaaatataaaataaaatgtaAAACCAAGTTAAAGCAAGGGCATTATGGACATTCACCCTCTTCCATCCATTCTACAAAAACAGAAGGAGctattttgccaaacgtttttcagaacagcttcagctcctccagaggagctgctcctccagaggagccagagtcggagccattttcagaggagccagagcctaCCAAACAGGCCATAAATCCGCACCGGTTTTCAGTTTGGGCTTTTCAGCCTATGCAGTTCGAGCAGGCTAAGCCCAttcccttttttttttgaaaccggCTAAGCCCATTCCTACAAAGTAAACCAACATGTCAGCCCAAAACACTGGCCTGCTAAGCGCGTGCAGCGACAAAACCGTAAAACAAAACGAAAACCCTACTGCCGCAGCTTACCTGTCGCTGTGCTCCTTTCGGCTCCCTTCTTCCAGCGGCGGCACGAAGCAGAGCGAACCACCAGGCCTCAGCGTGCGGTGCGGTGGACGGCGAGAGCTCCGGCGCCCTAGCCCGAGCTCGCAACCATGGTGAGAGCAGCTCCCTACCGCCCGTTAACTTTCGGCTCTCTCCTAAGTCCTACCGTTTTCCCTACCCGACAATCCGCCTTAGTATTTCTTTGCTTTTGTTTTCCACACACTAGTCCTCTGCCTATTGTTAGTGATTAATAATGTAGCCTGCTGCAAGCAGTAGACAGCAGGTGGGATCGTTTGTGTTTAGTGGTTAATGATCTAACGCAAAAGGGCCATCTAGTTGATTTTTTCTAGGAAAATTATGTGGCGTGTCCTGTAGATGCCTGTGGAGGATTTGAGAATTACGCAATCAATATGGCCCATGAGCAGTGGCAGAGCTGGTGAATATTGACGTCTAGGGCCACTATGGGATCACAGAAGTTTAGAACATACAGTATTAAATTATATAAGCCCGCATATAGAGATGTAACAGAAGTGAAGGATAAAAATGTGTAGTTTAAAACATATGAAAATTATACATactctatgtctagatacataacaaattcgatgtaccaaaaaagtcagtgagttataatttggaacggagggagtactttatAAGTATCTAACATTTTTTTTGATTTGGCCATCTTCGCCTCAAATTTCATCAACTTAGCGAACAAATTTGATAAATGGAACACCATAGTTTTCAGCTCCTGGTTGTTTAAAGAGAGACAATAAAAACGATAAAGGACTGCTATTTTGTTAGCTCCCACATCTACTTATTCGTAGCTGAATGCCATATTGGCAGTAGAGCGATCCCTAGGGTTTCAGGGCAAGGATGAGAGAGGTAGAGTGTCAGAGCCaaaggagaggaagagaggcgcaGGGAAGGGGATGGATTGTGGCATCAGATGTGGGAGATAAAAAACAGGCAAAGAAGAGTATTTACCAGGCTGTGGGTAAGGCGCAGACAAGTTTTAGCTGGGCGGCTGGGCCACACATAGGGCCAGATCGACTTGGGCCAAAAAAAATCTAAAGGGCATATTCATGATTTTTGGGCCGTGTCTAGGGCCATCCACCCCTGCCTATAAGCTGTAACGTTGTCTGAAAGACTGAAATGACACTGTAGGAATTGAATTAGGCTTGGAGTGTTGGTGTTCGTCATCGATTTGGCTGCAACGACTACTTTTATATCTTTATCATTTATTCCTTGGTTCTTAATTTCAAGCCATGTACTCCGTTTTTACAGCTTTCTCTGTTTGTATGCCTTAGTTTATGTGGCTTTGTGCTGAACACTACTCTATATTTACATATGCTGTTATTTTCTGAACAGGCGAGGGGATTGAAGAAGCATCTGAAGAGGCTCAATGCGCCCAAGCACTGGATGCTAGACAAGCTCGGTGGAGCCTTTGTAAGTTGATGTATTTTGCTTGTGTGCTTTAAATGGTCTACTGTGGTTTTGTTTTCAGTTTTGTGATGCTTCAAATTCAAATTGTGCTATGTGCTTGTCAGGCTCCCAAGCCATCATCTGGGCCTCACAAGTCCAGGGAGTGACTGCCCCTGATTCTGATCATCAGGAACCGGCTCAAGTATGCCTTGACATACCGTGAGGTGATATCCATCTTGATGCAGCGCCATGTGTTGGTTGATGGCAAGGTCAGGACTGACAAGACCTACCCTGCTGGCTTCATGGGTATGCACAAATGTTTCTTTCTTGGATATGGCAATTTAACATTTCTCATTTACTCTCGCCTTATATGCAGTTATGTTGTCTATTTGCAGACGTCATCTCCATTCCAAAGACTGGTGAGAACTACAGGCTTCTCTATGACACCAAGGGTCGCTTCCGCCTTCACTCTGTTAGGGATGAGGACGCAAAGGTGAGCACTAGCTGAGGCCATAACGTAATCTCACACTAATCCTTGACAAGTAATGCATATGGGAATATAAGTTTGAATGCTGTGCTTTGTCAGTTGATGGTTCATTGTGG
Coding sequences within:
- the LOC136454641 gene encoding cleavage and polyadenylation specificity factor subunit 2-like; this translates as MQVTPLSGAYREGPLCYLLTVDDFRFLLDCGWTDLCDTSQLQPLAKLHTVDAVLLSHPDMMHLGALPYAMKHLGLSAPVYATEPVFRLGLLTMYDHFLSRWKQRKVEASRSDDAVERSLFGFGN